Proteins found in one Candidatus Poribacteria bacterium genomic segment:
- a CDS encoding ATP-binding protein, translating into MNVTWWVVSSGLILILAVCILTVVARRRRYLHAHKLSNKHTKPTPPLTRELVHEIRNPLNSVNLNLQILEEDLSAEKPSSSSDLQKRVQRIRREVERLDRILTDFRRYANLPPLAFETCDLAVLIEEVLDFNEPEAQRQDVQVNREIQALPPVQLDQSQFKQALLNLIINGVQAIEHGGTLTVRAKPLNEGVQIEVEDTGQGIEPEQFDKIFDLFISTKEEGTGVGLTIVKQIIEGHGGRVNVESNPGQGTKFSIWLPVK; encoded by the coding sequence ATGAACGTCACCTGGTGGGTGGTTTCAAGTGGGCTCATTCTGATTCTTGCCGTTTGCATCCTAACTGTCGTTGCCCGGCGGCGAAGATACCTGCATGCCCATAAACTGAGCAATAAGCACACTAAACCGACACCTCCCCTCACCCGTGAATTAGTCCATGAGATCCGCAATCCGCTCAACAGCGTTAACCTCAACCTCCAAATTTTAGAAGAAGACCTATCCGCTGAGAAACCGAGTTCCTCCAGCGATCTGCAGAAGCGTGTCCAGCGTATCCGTAGGGAAGTGGAACGGCTTGATCGAATATTAACCGATTTTCGTCGTTATGCAAATCTGCCGCCGTTGGCGTTTGAAACCTGTGATCTTGCTGTGCTTATCGAAGAGGTCTTGGACTTCAATGAACCAGAGGCACAAAGGCAGGACGTTCAGGTCAATCGTGAGATCCAAGCGCTGCCTCCGGTTCAACTCGATCAATCGCAGTTCAAGCAGGCATTACTTAATCTGATTATCAACGGGGTTCAGGCGATAGAACATGGCGGCACACTTACTGTTCGCGCAAAACCGTTAAATGAGGGCGTACAAATTGAGGTGGAAGATACAGGTCAAGGTATCGAGCCGGAGCAGTTTGACAAAATCTTTGATCTGTTCATCTCCACAAAAGAGGAGGGGACCGGAGTCGGTCTCACAATCGTAAAACAGATTATCGAAGGGCATGGTGGGCGTGTAAATGTGGAAAGCAATCCCGGCCAAGGCACAAAATTCTCCATTTGGTTACCCGTCAAGTAG